A single window of Nicotiana tomentosiformis chromosome 1, ASM39032v3, whole genome shotgun sequence DNA harbors:
- the LOC138907819 gene encoding uncharacterized protein, whose product MCMIRSLLNKIPYELLNGRKPKLTYLRTFGCKCFVLNNDKEALGKFDAKNDEGILLGYSSQSKAYKVYNKRTQCVGESIHVIFDESYHYCEKDLHDKSNQDGDHSTVPGEVIDMANGKADMMSHVKESNEDGATISPTDREEPSPAITTTEAESRVVDDVQGTPHGEMRRSQGPQSEIPGSSINKIQVSSWKHKGPHPLENIITPLDSGIQTRSKARNSLAFSAFLSQIESKNIKDAFKNADWITSMQEELHQFERNKKQGKAGSSRLQSGRRD is encoded by the exons atgtgcatgatcaggtcccttctgAACAAAATACCATATGAACTGCTGAACGGAAGGAAGCCCAAGCTGACATATTTAAGGACCTTTGGCTGTAAATGTTTTGTTCTCAACAACGACAAAGAAGCACTTGGGAAATTCGAtgccaaaaatgatgaaggaatccTTCTGGGATATTCATCACAAAGCAAAGCCTACAAAGTatacaacaaaagaactcaatgtgttggggaaagcatacatgtgatctttgatgaatcttaCCACTATTGTGAAAAGGACTTGCATGATAAGAGTAATCAAGATGGAGACCATTCAACTGTCCCTGGTGAAGTCATTgacatggcaaatggaaaggcTGACATGATGAGTCACGTTAAGGAGTCAAATGAGGATGGTGCAACTATATCTCCAACTGATAGAGAGGAACCTAGTCCCGcaatcacaacaactgaagctgaGAGCAGAGTTGTCGATGATGTTCAAGGCACCCCACATGGTGAGATGAGAAGAAGCCAAGGACCACAGTCAGAAATACCTGGATCATCTATCAATAAGATTCAGGTGTCTAGTTGGAAGCACAAAGGTCCACACCCTCTTGAAAACATAATCACTCCTCTTGATTCAGgaattcaaaccagatcaaagGCTAGAAACTCACTTGCCTTCTCAGCCTTTCTCTCTCAAATagagtccaaaaatatcaaagaTGCATTTAAAAATGCAGACTGGATTACATCTATGCAAGAAGAgctccatcaatttgagaggaacaag AAACAAGGCAAGGCTGGTAGTTCAAGGTTACAATCAGGAAGAAGAGATTGA
- the LOC117273748 gene encoding uncharacterized protein has protein sequence MAAPPNFEEGQSTYRLPRFNGQYYGWWKTRMQDFIMAEDSELWDVICNGPFIRIKTKGDPVVTIPKTRKEFNDVDCKAIEKNFRAKKILVCGIGPDKYNRISACQCAKEIWEALQTAHEGTT, from the coding sequence atggctgctccaccaaactttgaagaggGTCAATCTACCTACAGACTACCAAGGTTCAACGGCcaatactatggatggtggaagacaaggatgcaGGACTTTATCATGGCTGAAGACTCGGAGCTCTGGGACGTCATCTGCAATGGACCCTTCATCCGTATAAAAACCAAAGGTGACCCAGTAGTAACAATTCCCAAAACAAGAAAAGAATTCAATGATGTTGATTGCAAGGCCATAGAGAAGAACTTTCgagcaaagaaaattcttgtctGTGGTATTGGTCCTGATAAGTACAACAGGATTTCAGCATGCCAATGTGCtaaggagatctgggaagctctccaaacAGCTCATGAAGGGACAACTTAG
- the LOC138907810 gene encoding uncharacterized protein, producing the protein MRREPKREKNLVLKMDNNDSGDEDADMAYLTKRFQKMVRRNGGIPKGGSSSKPKGYDLCHKCGKPGYFIKDCPLLKQDQYKHSTDKAAKRNSVPDKCFKRKNASDNVVKQALAAWGDSSSESEEDDDTAP; encoded by the coding sequence ATGAGAAGAGAgcccaaaagggagaagaacctaGTCCTCAAGATGGACAATAATGATTCAGGTGATGAGGATGCTGATATGGCTTACCTGACAAAAAGATTCCAGAAAATGGTTCGCAGaaatggaggcattccaaaaGGGGGCAGCTCCAGCAAGCCAAAAGGTTATGACCTATGTCATAAGTGTGGTAAGCCAGGATATTTCATCAAGGATTGTCCTCTCCTTAAGCAAGATCAATACAAACACAGCACAGACAAAGCAGCTAAGAGGAACTCAGTTCCTGACAAATGTTTCAAGAGGAAAAATGCCAGtgacaatgttgtgaaacaagctcttgctgcatggggagactctTCCAGTGAatctgaagaagatgatgataCAGCTCCATGA